A section of the Bacteroidota bacterium genome encodes:
- a CDS encoding ATP-binding cassette domain-containing protein encodes MSIIKVENISKKYIIRHEKDERYLLLRDKISNGVKNIFKKNTSSHKEDFWALKDISFTIEQGDRVGIIGRNGAGKSTLLKILSRITEPTSGRIEINGRLASLLEVGTGFHPELTGRENIYLNGSILGMSRAEIKSKFDEIVAFSEVEKFLDTPVKRYSSGMYVRLAFAVAAHLEPEILIVDEVLAVGDMAFQKKCLGKMQEATGQGRTVLFVSHNMETVQKLCNKGLMLNQGRIALFDSMDKVIDKYLQTNVSASFIDFEKPLNSAELKGYPTKFYITDINNKNIPEISMGQNWIAKVVFKINTNLENMVAAIGISTLFDFHLRTIWSEPQTLTPGIYEASFEIKDIHFTKGNYKITIGLSSNHVTFSYTKDIVNVVISEVTTLSSDKQIINTDSGIIINQAKVQIHKVG; translated from the coding sequence GTGAGCATAATTAAAGTTGAAAATATAAGCAAGAAGTATATCATTCGTCACGAAAAAGACGAAAGGTATTTATTGTTACGCGATAAAATTTCGAATGGAGTTAAAAACATTTTCAAGAAAAACACCTCTTCCCATAAAGAAGATTTTTGGGCTCTAAAAGACATTTCTTTTACCATAGAACAAGGCGACCGTGTTGGAATCATTGGCAGAAACGGAGCCGGTAAATCTACCCTATTAAAAATACTTAGTAGAATTACCGAACCTACAAGTGGGAGAATTGAGATAAATGGTCGTTTAGCTAGTTTATTAGAAGTAGGCACAGGATTTCATCCGGAACTTACCGGCAGAGAAAATATTTATTTGAATGGTTCTATTTTAGGAATGAGCCGTGCCGAAATTAAAAGCAAGTTTGATGAAATTGTTGCATTCTCTGAAGTAGAAAAATTTCTAGACACTCCTGTAAAGCGATATAGCAGTGGAATGTACGTGCGCTTAGCATTTGCAGTTGCTGCTCACCTAGAACCAGAAATACTTATTGTAGATGAAGTTTTGGCAGTAGGCGACATGGCATTTCAAAAAAAATGTTTAGGCAAAATGCAAGAAGCTACAGGACAAGGAAGAACTGTTTTGTTTGTAAGCCACAACATGGAGACCGTACAAAAGTTATGCAACAAAGGCTTAATGCTAAACCAAGGGAGAATAGCATTGTTTGATAGCATGGATAAGGTTATAGATAAATATTTGCAAACAAATGTATCTGCTAGCTTCATCGACTTCGAGAAACCATTAAATAGTGCTGAGCTAAAAGGATATCCAACTAAATTTTATATAACAGATATCAACAATAAAAATATTCCCGAAATATCAATGGGGCAAAATTGGATTGCTAAAGTTGTATTTAAAATCAATACAAATTTAGAAAATATGGTTGCCGCAATAGGAATATCAACTTTGTTTGACTTTCATTTAAGAACTATTTGGAGCGAACCACAAACATTAACTCCCGGAATATACGAAGCAAGTTTTGAGATAAAGGATATTCATTTTACAAAAGGAAACTATAAAATTACCATTGGACTATCAAGCAATCATGTGACTTTTAGCTATACCAAAGACATAGTTAACGTTGTTATTTCAGAAGTAACCACGCTTAGTAGCGACAAACAAATTATCAATACGGATAGTGGAATTATAATAAATCAAGCTAAAGTACAAATACATAAAGTAGGTTGA
- a CDS encoding ABC transporter permease, with protein MKIIIEPNKKATHYWSELKSFKELFYFLAWKDILVRYKQTTIGLLWAFIRPFLSIVVFTIIGNLGSFPNEGVPYALLVAVGILPWQFFSSAFSEASNSMVSNSGMISKVYFPRIIIPVSSVIVCIIDFIVALVMTVVLMLWFNYLPSYRIIFMPFFFALLLILALGIGFWIASLNVKYRDFRYIVPFIIQFGVFISPVMYISNTFTNPAIRMIYSLNPLVGIIDGFRWSMLGGNISIYWPAVVYSAVVSIFFLVFGFSFFRKTERFFADIV; from the coding sequence TTGAAAATTATTATTGAGCCAAATAAAAAAGCAACACACTATTGGAGCGAACTAAAAAGCTTTAAAGAACTTTTTTATTTTTTGGCATGGAAAGACATCCTGGTAAGGTATAAGCAAACCACCATTGGTTTATTATGGGCATTTATTCGCCCATTTTTAAGTATTGTGGTTTTTACTATTATTGGGAATTTAGGAAGTTTCCCAAACGAAGGGGTTCCTTATGCACTTTTAGTTGCTGTTGGTATTTTACCTTGGCAATTTTTTTCCAGCGCCTTTAGCGAAGCAAGCAACTCTATGGTTAGCAATTCCGGGATGATTAGCAAAGTGTATTTTCCTAGAATAATTATTCCGGTAAGTAGTGTAATTGTTTGTATCATTGATTTTATAGTAGCATTAGTAATGACCGTTGTTCTAATGCTCTGGTTTAATTATTTACCCTCCTACCGAATTATATTTATGCCTTTCTTCTTTGCACTACTTTTAATATTGGCATTGGGTATTGGCTTTTGGATAGCCTCCCTGAATGTAAAATATCGAGATTTCCGTTATATAGTGCCTTTTATAATACAATTTGGGGTCTTTATTTCTCCGGTAATGTATATTAGTAACACATTTACTAATCCCGCTATTCGAATGATTTATTCATTAAATCCTTTAGTTGGAATAATTGATGGTTTTAGATGGAGCATGCTCGGTGGCAACATAAGTATTTATTGGCCTGCCGTGGTTTACTCTGCAGTAGTAAGCATCTTTTTTTTAGTTTTTGGATTTTCTTTTTTTAGAAAAACAGAACGCTTTTTTGCAGATATTGTTTAG